From one Phocaeicola salanitronis DSM 18170 genomic stretch:
- a CDS encoding tetratricopeptide repeat protein, whose amino-acid sequence MKKVLLTTALFFTAFTISAQESVVKEAKSAKSNPEEAAKIIEPALVDPSTANDPETWKLAGDFQKAIYDDENMKLYLPGGQADTAKLYNSLAKMFEYYMKCDEVEQAKVQSGELKKPKLRKKLAKTLQSVRPNLTNGGSDAYNTGNYANALKFFGLYVDASQNPMFADIDEVKNDTLNPLIACYAALAANSLNDKAAVIKYATIGKTHKEEGYRALMCLAEAYGKGEQTDSVQWLATIKEGTEKFPDQEYFIGNLMDYYIQKGQVDVALNEIDQVLAKNETPYFLYVKGVLQYEKEDYDAAIATFNSIIAKNDKFVAEAYSKIGDCYFFPAQMIVEENSKISMDDPKYAANESKIKELYEKAKPNYEKAKELAPDNKQLWGQFLLNIYWKLNKAEYDALEKELAM is encoded by the coding sequence ATGAAAAAAGTTTTATTGACTACAGCGCTGTTCTTCACAGCATTCACTATCTCTGCGCAAGAAAGTGTAGTGAAGGAAGCAAAATCAGCAAAGAGCAATCCGGAAGAAGCGGCTAAGATTATCGAACCCGCTTTGGTTGATCCTTCTACAGCCAATGATCCTGAGACATGGAAATTGGCAGGCGATTTCCAGAAAGCCATCTATGATGATGAAAACATGAAACTGTATTTGCCTGGAGGACAAGCTGATACAGCTAAGTTATACAATAGTTTGGCTAAAATGTTCGAATATTACATGAAATGTGACGAAGTAGAACAGGCTAAAGTACAAAGCGGAGAACTGAAGAAGCCCAAGCTGAGAAAAAAATTGGCTAAGACACTTCAATCAGTACGTCCGAATCTGACTAACGGAGGTTCTGATGCTTATAACACAGGCAATTATGCCAATGCATTGAAATTCTTCGGTCTTTATGTAGACGCTTCTCAAAATCCGATGTTCGCAGATATCGACGAAGTGAAGAACGATACATTGAATCCGTTGATTGCATGCTATGCGGCTTTGGCGGCTAATTCATTGAATGATAAAGCCGCTGTAATCAAGTACGCTACAATCGGAAAAACTCACAAAGAAGAAGGCTACAGAGCGTTGATGTGCTTGGCTGAAGCATACGGAAAAGGTGAACAAACTGATTCTGTACAATGGTTGGCGACAATTAAAGAAGGAACTGAAAAATTCCCTGATCAAGAATATTTCATCGGAAACTTGATGGATTACTACATTCAAAAAGGACAAGTTGATGTAGCATTGAATGAAATTGATCAGGTTTTGGCTAAAAATGAAACTCCGTATTTCTTGTATGTAAAAGGTGTTCTGCAATATGAGAAAGAAGATTATGATGCAGCTATCGCAACCTTTAATTCAATCATCGCTAAAAATGATAAATTCGTAGCTGAAGCATATTCTAAAATTGGCGATTGCTATTTCTTTCCTGCGCAAATGATTGTAGAAGAAAACAGCAAGATTTCAATGGACGATCCTAAATATGCAGCAAACGAAAGCAAAATTAAAGAGCTTTATGAAAAGGCAAAACCCAATTATGAAAAAGCAAAAGAATTGGCACCTGATAATAAACAATTGTGGGGACAGTTCTTGCTGAACATTTATTGGAAGCTGAACAAGGCTGAATATGATGCTTTGGAAAAAGAATTAGCTATGTAA